From the genome of Sphingobacterium sp. UGAL515B_05:
TGGTGTTTCTTATGTAAACACCAAGGATTTGCAGGAATATACCGTTAAAGGGAAAACCGTTATTTTGGGTGCTAGTGCCTGTGAAAGCGCGCGGATCATGTTAAATTCCAAATCAAAATCGCATCCTGGGGGTGTTGGTAATAGCAGCGGTTTAGTCGGAAAATATCTCCACGATTCTACAGGGGCCAGTTTATCGGGCTTTTTACCACAACTACTTGACCGGAAGCGTTATAATGAGGATGGCGTTGGAAGTGTCCATATTTATTCACCATGGTGGGAAGATAATGCCAAGTTGAATTTCCCAAGAGGTTACCACATCGAATATGGCGGTGGTTTACATATGCCCTCTTATGGATTTTTGAATTGGGTACCGAAAGTAAATGACCTGGCAAAAAATTCGGATGGGAAGTCAAAAGCCAAAGGCGGCTATGGTACTGCATTAAAAGAAGATTTCCGTAGCTATTATGGTGCAAATGTAGGTATGGCAGGCCGGGGAACGGCATTGGCAAGAAAAGACAATTACTGTGAAATTGACCCCGATAAAGTCGACAAATTCGGAATTCCTGTGCTACGTTTCAACTACAAATGGGCTAATGAAGAAATAGCACAAGCCAAACATATGCAAGAGACATTTCAGTCTATTATGCACGAAATGGGCGCTGTAATTACTTCTAAAATACCAGGAGCAGATACATTGTATGGCCTGGAAGCTCCCGGAAAAATTATTCATGAAGGTGGTACCACAAGAATGGGAAATGACCCTAAAACCTCCGTTTTGAACAAATGGGGACAAGCGCACGATTGTAAAAATCTCTACGTCGTGGATGCGGGACCATTTGTACAACAAGGTGACAAAAATCTAACCTGGACAATACTCGCCTTATCAATGCGGACAGCAGAATATATACTTCAAGAAAAGAAAAAATTAAACGGTTAAAAGCATGAATAGAAGAGAATCTTTAAGAGCATTAGGATTAATTGCAGCTGGATCTGGTCTTTTAACCGCAGCTTGCAATTCAAAAGATGCTAAAAATGCAGTAGCAGACAATAGCAAAAAATTACCTGGAGTCCAGGATTTTGAATACGAACGCACGGAACAATTATATGCCGAAAAGTTTTTTGACGAACATGAAATGGCTACAATCACTGTTTTGGCAGATATTATTATTCCTAAGGATAACATTTCAGGAAGTGCTTCGGAAGCGGGAGTGCCCGATTTCATCGAATTTATCGTAAAAGATTTGCCTGATAATAAAATCCCTATGCGTGGCGGACTTCGTTGGCTTGACCTCCAATCCAAAAAGCGTTACGGAACAGTATTTATCAAATGCAGTGCAAAAGATCAACTTGCATTGGTAGATGATATTGCCTACCCTGATTTGGCAAAACCGGAAATGAAACAAGGTGCAGCCTTCTTTTCATTGATGCGCAACCTGACTTCCTCGGGATTTTACACGAGTGAAATGGGTGTGAAAGATATCGGCTATGCCGGAAATAAACCTGGAGTCTGGAATGGTGTACCAGATGATGTGTTGAAAGAGCACGGTTTTGACCCGACTAAATTCTTTGGATAATAAAAAAATCCTTTCCGAAAACGGAAAGGATTTTTTTATTTACCTCATTAAAATCTATTGTGCCGATGGTACCTCAGTAGCCTCCGGAGCCTTATCAATCAACTCCATAAATTGATCCAATTTAGGGGTGATAATAATCTGCGTTCTTCTATTCCGTTGCTTACCTAGAGCCGTTGTGTTATCTGCAATTGGATTATATTCTCCCCTACCACCTGCAGTTAAGCGTTTAGGATCCACACCATATTTATTTTGTAAAGCCTGTACCACAGAAGAAGCCCGTAATGTACTTAAATCCCAGTTATTCCGAATATTAGGTTTAGAAATTGGATCGGTATCGGTATTACCTTCAATCAATACTTCATAATCTCTGTAATCTTGGATAATTTTCGCAATTTTACTTAATGTCTGGTCGGCTCTATCATTAATTTCATAGCTGCCGGATTTGTAAAGCATATTATCAGCAAGTGAGATATAAACTACCCCTTTTAATACCTGTACATCAACTTCCTGCAATTCCTCACGGCTAAGCGATCTTGTCAAATTATTGGTCAATACCAGATTCAAGGAATCGGATTTGTTTTTCGTCTCAACGAGATGCTTAATATATTTATTTGAAGCGTTAATTTCATCAACCAACTTGGAAATATTAATATTTCCCTGTGAATTCTGATTAATACTGTTATCGAGCGATTTCTGCAAAGCAGCATAAGCCGATCGGAGATCCGCATTATTTTGCCGTTCAGAGGCCAACTGATCTTCTAAACTCTTGATCCGTGTCCGACCTTCAGCCAATTGAAGCTGTCCATCCTGATATTGTTTGGTCAATTGACTGTGCTCCGTTTGTAATTTACTATAGTCAGACTGTAAACCAGCATATTGCTTTTTGCTAACACCACATCCGATAACAAACAAACTGGCCGTTAATACAGTCATTGGAAAAACTAAATTCTTCATGATATACTCTTTTTGTAGATGTTGAATTAATTCATAGAACAAGATACGCAATATTCTCGCCAAAATGCCCCACAGCCTTGTCAAATTAACAACCTTTAACGTCCTATTGGGCTAGCTCCTTCAGCTCTGTGGCGCTAAATACTTGCGCACCTTTAAGATAGGGATTTGCGCCTTTGAGATAATTATAAATAATTGATTTAGCCTCTTCATTGGGTAATTTGTAAAGATTTTTAACAAGAAAATTTTTATCCTCAAGGATATTATTGTTATATCCCAAAAAAGAAGGCGCATGGACCTGTACGCTCCAACGTATAAACCGTGCTTCAATATGATTTGGATTTTCCTTAATCACTTCTTCCAAATGCTTTTTGCCCTCTTTGAACTGCCCAACTTTCTTAAAAGGATTGCCGATATGTTTCGCTAAAAGTATCTGATAGGCGGCCAGGTATACTTTCTCGGTCGGTGATTTGGCACCTTCCGTCAGCACCTCCAAATTATGTTCACATAGATCTTCGTCCTTCACGGCCTCCGCATATTCTTTTCGAATTTTATCAATATTCACCTGTTGGCCAAGCCCAACTTTTGTTAAAGTAAATAGAGCAATTGT
Proteins encoded in this window:
- a CDS encoding GMC family oxidoreductase is translated as MSDYQIKENPELFDAIVVGSGAGGGMAGYILAHAGLKVLMLEAGPFYDPAKDSLQLRWPWESPRRGAGTTRPFGDFDAAFGGWQIEGEPYSKVAGTEFEWFRARMLGGRTNHWGRISLRMGPDDFKPKDGVTDEWPITYEEVKPFYDRVDRMIGIYGTAEGIHNEPDGIFMKPPKPRLNELYIAKGAKKAGVPVIPGRGAVLTEVSKDIKDRGTCFYCGQCGRACKVYGDFSSSSCLVIPAMKTGNLKVIDNAMVREVITNDEGIAVGVSYVNTKDLQEYTVKGKTVILGASACESARIMLNSKSKSHPGGVGNSSGLVGKYLHDSTGASLSGFLPQLLDRKRYNEDGVGSVHIYSPWWEDNAKLNFPRGYHIEYGGGLHMPSYGFLNWVPKVNDLAKNSDGKSKAKGGYGTALKEDFRSYYGANVGMAGRGTALARKDNYCEIDPDKVDKFGIPVLRFNYKWANEEIAQAKHMQETFQSIMHEMGAVITSKIPGADTLYGLEAPGKIIHEGGTTRMGNDPKTSVLNKWGQAHDCKNLYVVDAGPFVQQGDKNLTWTILALSMRTAEYILQEKKKLNG
- a CDS encoding flagellar motor protein MotB; its protein translation is MKNLVFPMTVLTASLFVIGCGVSKKQYAGLQSDYSKLQTEHSQLTKQYQDGQLQLAEGRTRIKSLEDQLASERQNNADLRSAYAALQKSLDNSINQNSQGNINISKLVDEINASNKYIKHLVETKNKSDSLNLVLTNNLTRSLSREELQEVDVQVLKGVVYISLADNMLYKSGSYEINDRADQTLSKIAKIIQDYRDYEVLIEGNTDTDPISKPNIRNNWDLSTLRASSVVQALQNKYGVDPKRLTAGGRGEYNPIADNTTALGKQRNRRTQIIITPKLDQFMELIDKAPEATEVPSAQ
- a CDS encoding gluconate 2-dehydrogenase subunit 3 family protein, which codes for MNRRESLRALGLIAAGSGLLTAACNSKDAKNAVADNSKKLPGVQDFEYERTEQLYAEKFFDEHEMATITVLADIIIPKDNISGSASEAGVPDFIEFIVKDLPDNKIPMRGGLRWLDLQSKKRYGTVFIKCSAKDQLALVDDIAYPDLAKPEMKQGAAFFSLMRNLTSSGFYTSEMGVKDIGYAGNKPGVWNGVPDDVLKEHGFDPTKFFG